A region of Pseudomonas sp. Marseille-Q3773 DNA encodes the following proteins:
- the zipA gene encoding cell division protein ZipA, translated as MEIGLREWLIVIGIIVIAGILFDGWRRMRGGKGKLKFRLDRSYANLPDEEGNAEVLGPSRVLETHKEPELDESDLPSLSASARDREREPKPAKASKRSKRATAAAEAQQGDLNLSAEPREADLFGDSDDDFAAENTRSSNPAPANNSVKELPPAEEVLVISVISRDEGGFKGPALLQNILESGLRFGEMDIFHRHESMAGHGEVLFSMANAVKPGVFDLDDIDHFSTRAVSFFLGLPGPRHPKQAFDVMVAAARKLAHELNGELKDDQRSVLTAQTIEHYRQRIVEFERRALTQKR; from the coding sequence ATGGAAATCGGTCTGCGCGAGTGGCTGATCGTCATCGGCATCATTGTCATTGCCGGGATTCTTTTCGACGGCTGGCGCCGCATGCGCGGCGGCAAAGGCAAGTTGAAATTCCGTCTGGATCGCAGCTATGCCAACCTGCCGGACGAAGAGGGCAATGCCGAAGTGCTTGGCCCGTCGCGGGTGCTGGAAACCCACAAGGAGCCTGAGCTGGACGAAAGCGACCTGCCGTCGCTCAGCGCTTCTGCACGTGACCGCGAGCGCGAACCCAAGCCGGCCAAGGCCAGCAAGCGCAGCAAGCGTGCCACTGCGGCTGCCGAGGCGCAGCAGGGCGACCTGAACCTGAGCGCCGAGCCGCGTGAGGCCGACCTGTTTGGCGACAGCGATGACGACTTTGCTGCGGAAAACACCCGCAGCAGCAATCCGGCACCTGCCAACAACAGCGTCAAGGAGCTGCCACCGGCCGAGGAAGTGCTGGTGATCAGCGTGATCTCCCGCGACGAGGGTGGCTTCAAGGGCCCGGCGCTGCTGCAGAACATTCTGGAAAGTGGCCTGCGCTTCGGCGAAATGGACATCTTCCACCGTCACGAGAGCATGGCCGGCCACGGTGAAGTGCTGTTCTCCATGGCCAACGCAGTCAAGCCTGGCGTATTCGACCTGGACGATATCGACCACTTCAGCACCCGTGCGGTGAGCTTCTTCCTCGGTCTGCCGGGCCCGCGTCATCCGAAGCAGGCCTTCGACGTGATGGTGGCTGCGGCGCGCAAGCTGGCCCACGAACTGAACGGTGAGCTCAAGGACGACCAGCGCAGCGTGCTGACCGCCCAGACCATCGAGCACTATCGCCAGCGTATCGTCGAGTTCGAGCGCCGTGCGCTGACGCAGAAGCGCTGA
- the smc gene encoding chromosome segregation protein SMC: MRLKCIRLAGFKSFVDPTTVNFPSNMAAVVGPNGCGKSNIIDAVRWVMGESSAKNLRGESMTDVIFNGSSGRKPVSQASIELVFDNSETTLVGEYAAYAEISIRRKVTRDGQNSYYLNGTKCRRRDITDIFLGTGLGPRSYSIIEQGMISKLIEAKPEELRNFIEEAAGISKYKERRRETENRIRRTQENLARLTDLREELERQLERLHRQAQAAEKYREYKALERQLKARLSALRWRDLDTRVRQREAVIGDQDVAHEALVAEQRNADASIERLRDSHHELSERFNQVQGRFYSVAGDIARVEQSIQHGQQRLRQLQDDFKEAERTRLETESHLGHDRTLLATLGEELAMLEPEQEMTLAAAEEAAAALEEAELGMHGWQEQWDSFNSRSAEPRRQAEVQQARLVQLEASLERLAERQRKLGEEHEQLGSEPQDAAMLELSEQLASSEMLLEELQLSEEQGGERLEGVRQQLQQATQAQQQAQGELQRLGGRLASLEALQQAALEPGAGAADWLHGQGLEQRPRLAEGLRVEPGWELAVETVLGADLQAVLVDDFNRLDFASLEQGELHLLLADGAAASLPGSLLEKVTGPIDLAPWLGQVKPVEDLAQALAQRASLGDGQSLVSRDGYWVGRHFLRIRRGAEAEGGVLARGQEIERLGHEQLRQEAALEQLEQRLQALREQQLGLEEQREQLRRRTQEENRLHGELKASLSAVRARAEQVELRRQRLQEELAELEEQRALEHEQLGEARLLLQEALELMAQDTEQREQLMARRDTLRESLDRVRQEARQHKDHAHQLAVRLGSLRAQHDSTRQALERLEQQAARLTERQEQLSLNLEEGAAPLEELRLKLEALLEQRMSVDEEMRLARLHMDEADRELRDAEKRRTQAEQQAQLLRGQLEQLRLECQGLDVRRKTLQEQLLADGYDLQGVLASLESDATEQGTEQELEQLDARVQRLGAINLAAIEEYEQQSERKRYLDAQDADLVEALETLENVIRKIDKETRNRFKDTFDQINAGLQALFPKVFGGGSAYLELTGEDLLDTGVTIMARPPGKKNSTIHLLSGGEKALTALALVFAIFKLNPAPFCMLDEVDAPLDDANVGRYARLVKEMSESVQFIYITHNKIAMEMADQLMGVTMHEPGCSRLVAVDVEEAMAMVDA; this comes from the coding sequence ATGCGCCTGAAGTGCATTCGCCTGGCCGGGTTCAAGTCGTTCGTCGACCCGACCACGGTCAATTTCCCCAGCAACATGGCTGCCGTGGTCGGCCCCAACGGCTGTGGCAAGTCCAACATCATCGATGCCGTGCGTTGGGTGATGGGTGAGAGTTCGGCGAAGAACCTGCGCGGCGAGTCGATGACCGACGTCATCTTCAACGGCTCCAGTGGCCGCAAGCCGGTCAGCCAGGCCAGCATCGAACTGGTGTTCGACAACAGCGAAACCACCCTGGTCGGCGAATATGCCGCCTACGCTGAAATCTCGATCCGTCGCAAGGTCACCCGTGACGGGCAGAACAGCTACTACCTCAATGGCACCAAGTGCCGTCGCCGCGACATTACCGACATTTTCCTCGGTACCGGCCTCGGGCCGCGCAGCTACTCGATCATCGAACAAGGCATGATCTCCAAGCTGATCGAGGCCAAGCCCGAGGAGCTGCGCAACTTCATCGAGGAAGCCGCCGGCATTTCCAAATACAAGGAACGCCGCCGCGAAACCGAGAACCGCATCCGCCGCACCCAGGAGAACCTGGCGCGCCTGACCGACCTGCGCGAAGAACTGGAGCGCCAGCTGGAACGCCTGCACCGGCAGGCCCAGGCGGCGGAAAAGTACCGCGAATACAAGGCCCTGGAACGCCAGCTGAAGGCTCGCCTGTCGGCTTTGCGCTGGCGCGACCTGGACACGCGGGTGCGCCAGCGCGAGGCGGTGATCGGCGACCAGGACGTGGCCCATGAAGCGTTGGTCGCCGAGCAGCGCAACGCCGATGCCAGTATCGAGCGCCTGCGCGACAGCCATCACGAACTGTCCGAGCGTTTCAACCAGGTGCAGGGCCGCTTCTACTCGGTAGCGGGGGATATCGCCCGGGTCGAGCAGAGCATCCAGCACGGCCAGCAGCGCCTGCGCCAGTTACAGGATGACTTCAAGGAAGCCGAGCGCACGCGCCTGGAGACCGAATCGCACCTCGGCCACGACCGCACCCTGCTGGCGACCCTGGGCGAAGAGCTGGCCATGCTCGAACCCGAGCAGGAAATGACCCTGGCCGCTGCCGAAGAAGCCGCCGCCGCGCTGGAAGAGGCCGAACTGGGCATGCACGGCTGGCAGGAGCAGTGGGACAGCTTCAACAGCCGCTCCGCCGAGCCGCGCCGCCAGGCCGAAGTGCAGCAGGCGCGCCTGGTGCAGCTGGAGGCCAGCCTCGAACGGCTGGCCGAACGCCAGCGCAAGCTGGGCGAGGAACACGAGCAGCTGGGCAGCGAGCCGCAGGATGCCGCCATGCTCGAATTGTCCGAGCAATTGGCCAGCAGCGAAATGCTGCTTGAAGAACTGCAATTGTCCGAAGAGCAGGGGGGCGAGCGCCTGGAAGGCGTGCGCCAACAATTGCAACAGGCCACCCAGGCCCAGCAGCAGGCGCAGGGTGAACTGCAACGCCTGGGCGGCCGCCTGGCTTCGCTTGAGGCTTTGCAGCAAGCTGCGCTGGAGCCGGGCGCAGGGGCTGCCGACTGGCTGCACGGCCAAGGCCTAGAGCAGCGGCCACGCCTGGCTGAAGGGCTGCGCGTGGAGCCGGGCTGGGAACTGGCCGTGGAAACGGTCCTGGGTGCCGACTTGCAGGCCGTATTGGTCGACGATTTCAACCGCCTCGACTTTGCCAGCCTGGAGCAGGGCGAATTGCACTTGCTGTTGGCCGACGGCGCCGCTGCGTCGCTGCCTGGCAGCTTGCTGGAAAAGGTCACCGGCCCGATCGACCTGGCGCCCTGGCTGGGCCAGGTCAAACCGGTGGAAGACCTGGCGCAGGCGCTGGCGCAGCGTGCCTCGCTCGGTGACGGGCAGAGCCTGGTCAGCCGTGATGGCTATTGGGTTGGCCGGCATTTCCTGCGCATACGCCGTGGCGCCGAGGCCGAAGGCGGGGTGCTGGCGCGCGGCCAGGAAATCGAACGCCTGGGCCACGAACAACTGCGACAGGAAGCGGCCCTGGAGCAGCTGGAGCAGCGATTGCAGGCCCTGCGCGAGCAACAGCTGGGCCTGGAGGAGCAGCGCGAGCAGCTGCGCCGCCGTACCCAGGAAGAAAACCGCCTGCACGGCGAGCTCAAGGCCAGCCTCTCGGCCGTTCGCGCGCGCGCCGAGCAGGTGGAGTTGCGGCGCCAACGCCTGCAGGAAGAACTGGCTGAACTGGAGGAGCAGCGCGCCCTGGAGCACGAGCAACTGGGCGAAGCGCGCCTGCTGTTGCAGGAAGCCCTTGAGCTGATGGCCCAGGACACCGAGCAGCGCGAGCAGTTGATGGCCCGTCGCGATACCCTGCGTGAAAGCCTCGACCGCGTGCGCCAGGAGGCCCGCCAGCACAAGGACCACGCCCACCAGTTGGCCGTGCGCCTGGGCTCGCTGCGCGCCCAGCACGATTCCACCCGGCAGGCCCTGGAGCGCCTGGAGCAGCAGGCCGCACGCCTGACCGAGCGCCAGGAGCAACTGAGCCTGAACCTGGAGGAGGGCGCGGCGCCCCTGGAGGAATTGCGCCTGAAGCTCGAAGCGCTGCTGGAGCAGCGCATGAGCGTCGACGAAGAAATGCGCCTGGCCCGCCTGCACATGGACGAGGCGGACCGTGAGTTGCGCGATGCCGAGAAGCGTCGCACCCAGGCCGAGCAGCAAGCCCAGCTGCTGCGCGGCCAGCTGGAGCAGTTGCGCCTGGAATGCCAGGGCCTGGACGTGCGGCGCAAGACCCTGCAGGAACAGTTGCTGGCCGATGGCTACGACCTGCAGGGCGTGCTCGCCAGCCTCGAGTCCGACGCCACCGAGCAGGGCACCGAGCAGGAGCTGGAGCAGCTCGACGCGCGGGTCCAGCGCCTGGGGGCGATCAACCTGGCGGCCATCGAGGAGTATGAACAGCAGTCCGAGCGCAAGCGTTACCTGGACGCTCAGGACGCAGACCTGGTCGAAGCGCTGGAGACCCTGGAAAACGTCATCCGCAAGATCGACAAGGAAACCCGCAACCGTTTCAAGGATACCTTTGATCAGATAAATGCCGGACTGCAGGCACTTTTCCCAAAAGTTTTCGGTGGTGGCAGCGCTTATCTGGAACTGACGGGCGAAGATCTACTCGATACAGGGGTAACGATCATGGCGCGACCACCGGGCAAGAAGAACAGCACCATCCATCTGCTGTCCGGCGGCGAGAAGGCACTGACCGCATTGGCGCTGGTGTTCGCCATCTTCAAGTTGAACCCCGCACCGTTCTGCATGCTCGACGAGGTCGATGCACCGCTGGACGACGCCAACGTCGGGCGCTATGCCCGCCTGGTCAAGGAAATGAGTGAAAGCGTGCAGTTCATCTATATCACCCACAACAAGATCGCGATGGAAATGGCCGACCAGTTGATGGGGGTGACCATGCATGAACCGGGCTGTTCACGGCTGGTGGCCGTGGATGTGGAGGAGGCCATGGCCATGGTCGACGCCTGA
- a CDS encoding GntR family transcriptional regulator, whose protein sequence is MTFKAPDSLSEQIADYLAERIIRGELAPGERIQELKVTQALNVSRGSVREALLILERRHLVAILPRRGAHVTELDERGVRSLCALMSEFYILLGNAVAQKWRTDADLRPFLDIQQRLQRAHQQLDIKAFVADSFAVMRAAYSFADNPFLQETVENLQPAMSRAYYLALDQRQASMSDYLDLFARLLDAVVARDLPRIREVLSAYCQRSCELVLAALARG, encoded by the coding sequence ATGACGTTCAAGGCCCCGGACAGCCTCTCCGAGCAGATTGCCGATTACCTGGCCGAACGCATCATCCGCGGCGAACTGGCGCCAGGCGAGCGTATCCAGGAGCTGAAGGTCACCCAGGCGCTCAACGTCAGCCGCGGCTCGGTGCGTGAAGCGCTGTTGATTCTCGAGCGCCGGCACCTGGTGGCGATCCTGCCGCGCCGCGGTGCCCACGTGACCGAGCTGGACGAGCGCGGCGTCCGCAGCCTGTGTGCGCTGATGAGCGAGTTCTACATCCTGCTGGGCAATGCGGTCGCGCAAAAATGGCGCACCGATGCCGACCTGCGCCCGTTCCTGGACATCCAGCAGCGCCTGCAGCGAGCCCATCAGCAGCTCGACATCAAGGCCTTCGTCGCCGACAGTTTCGCGGTCATGCGCGCGGCCTATTCGTTCGCCGATAACCCGTTCCTGCAGGAAACCGTGGAAAACCTGCAGCCGGCCATGAGCCGCGCCTACTACCTGGCGCTGGACCAGCGCCAGGCCAGCATGAGCGATTACCTCGACCTGTTCGCCCGCCTGCTCGACGCCGTGGTCGCCCGCGACCTGCCGCGCATTCGCGAGGTGCTCAGCGCCTACTGCCAGCGCAGCTGCGAACTGGTACTGGCGGCGCTGGCCCGAGGCTGA